The following are encoded together in the Glycine soja cultivar W05 chromosome 5, ASM419377v2, whole genome shotgun sequence genome:
- the LOC114413592 gene encoding aldehyde dehydrogenase family 2 member C4-like: protein MFLSLHIVLINHIATFHLPTPSLRQPPFSLSLAPMSALSNSSSSHGNSFLKMPAIKFTKLFINGDFVDSISGRTFETIDPRKEEVIARVSEGDKEDIDIAVKAARQAFDSGPWPRLPGSERAKIMMKWADLVDENIEELAALDTIDAGKLYYINKVAEIPSATNALRYYAGAADKIHGDVLKMNGDFHAYTLLEPIGVVGHIIPWNAPSLSFFIKVSPSLAAGCTMVLKPAEQTPLSALFYAHLAKLAGIPDGVLNIVPGFGPTAGAAISSHMDIDAVSFTGSIEVGREVLQAAAWSNLKPVSLELGGKSPLIIFNDADIDKASELALFGIMSNKGEICVAGSRVFVQEEIYDEFEKKLVEKAKSWVVGDPFDPKSLQGPQADRNQLEKILSYIEHGKREGATLLTGGNTVGNKGYYIEPTIFSNVKEDMLIAREEIFGPVLALMKFKTMEEAIKSANNTKYGLAAGIVTKNLDTANTMSRSIRAGIVWINCYFTVGSDVPFGGYKMSGFGRDLGLQALHKYLQVKSVVTPIHNSPWL from the exons ATGTTCTTGTCTTTGCATATAGTCCTAATTAATCATATTGCAACATTCCACTTACCGACACCATCTCTACGACAACCTCCTTTCTCTCTATCTCTAGCTCCGATGAGTGCTCTCTCTAACTCCAGTAGTAGCCACGGCAATTCCTTCCTCAAGATGCCCGCCATCAAGTTTACCAAGCTCTTCATCAATGGAGATTTTGTTGATTCCATATCAG GAAGGACATTTGAGACTATAGACCCCAGAAAAGAAGAGGTAATTGCAAGAGTTAGTGAGGGAGATAAAGAAGACATTGATATTGCTGTTAAAGCAGCACGTCAGGCATTTGACTCGGGTCCATGGCCTCGCTTGCCAGGCTCT GAAAGGGCAAAAATTATGATGAAATGGGCAGACCTAGTTGATGAAAATATAGAAGAACTAGCAGCATTAGATACCATTGATGCTGGAAAGCTATACTATATTAATAAGGTAGCGGAAATTCCTTCAGCTACAAATGCGTTACGGTACTATGCAGGTGCTGCTGATAAAATTCACGGTGACGTATTAAAAATGAACGGGGATTTCCATGCTTATACACTTTTGGAACCAATTGGTGTTGTGGGACACATAATTCCATGGAATGCCCCCAGCCTCTCATTTTTCATCAAGGTTAGCCCTTCCTTAGCTGCAGGCTGTACTATGGTCCTCAAACCTGCTGAACAAACACCCCTCTCTGCTTTGTTTTATGCTCATCTAGCTAAGTTG GCTGGAATCCCAGATGGTGTGCTTAATATAGTACCTGGATTTGGCCCAACTGCTGGCGCAGCAATAAGCTCACACATGGACATAGATGCG GTCAGTTTTACTGGTTCAATTGAAGTAGGGCGTGAAGTGTTGCAGGCTGCAGCTTGGAGCAATTTAAAACCGGTTTCACTTGAATTAGGAGGCAAGTCTCCTCTCATTATTTTCAATGATGCGGATATAGACAAAGCTTCCGAGCTTGCTCTCTTTGGCATCATGTCTAACAAG GGAGAAATTTGTGTGGCAGGTTCTCGTGTGTTTGTCCAGGAAGAGATCTATGATGAATTTGAGAAGAAGTTGGTGGAGAAGGCAAAATCTTGGGTCGTTGGGGATCCTTTTGATCCCAAATCGCTGCAAGGGCCTCAG GCTGACAGGAACCAATTGGAGAAAATACTTTCATATATTGAGCACGGAAAGAGAGAAGGAGCCACCCTTTTGACAGGAGGTAATACAGTGGGCAACAAAGGTTACTACATAGAACCTACAATTTTCTCCAATGTAAAG GAGGACATGCTAATAGCACGGGAAGAAATATTTGGCCCTGTACTAGCGCTGATGAAGTTTAA GACCATGGAGGAAGCAATTAAAAGTGCTAACAATACCAAGTATGGCCTAGCAGCAGGAATTGTAACCAAGAATTTGGATACTGCAAACACTATGTCAAGGTCCATTCGTGCAGGCATTGTTTGGATCAACTGCTATTTTACCGTAGGGAGTGATGTTCCTTTTGGAGGGTATAAGATGAGCGGATTTGGAAGAGATTTGGGATTACAGGCCCTTCACAAGTACTTACAAGTTAAATCTGTTGTAACACCTATTCATAATTCTCCTTGGCTTTGA
- the LOC114413593 gene encoding leucine-rich repeat extensin-like protein 4 has protein sequence MMMVMKKEATYSSILTLLIATLSLALSDEFGDRGENVTVDPSLVFQNDRLRNAYIALQAWKQAILSDPRNQTTDWVGSQVCSYTGVYCAPALDNPNIRTVAGIDLNHGDIAGYLPQELGLLVDLALFHINSNRFCGTVPHKFDRLKLLYELDLSNNRFAGKFPEVVLRLPSLKFLDLRFNEFEGTVPRELFDKDLDAIFINDNRFVFDLPDNLGNSPVSVIVLANNRFHGCIPASLGNMSNLNEIILMNNAFRSCLPSEIGLLKNLTVFDVSFNQLLGPLPNAVGNAVSLEQLNVAHNLLSGQIPASICMLPHLQNFTYSFNFFTSEPPACLALPAFDDRLNCLPARPAQRPPPQCKSFFSKPVDCNSFKCKPFVPSPTPSPATPVTPSPPSPSTPSPTTPVTPSPTTPVTPSPPSPSTPSPFPSPTTPVTPSPPSPFPSPTPPVTPSPPSPSTPSPFPSPTTPVTPSPPSPTTPSPFPSPTTPVTPSPPSPFPSPTPPVTPSPVPSPPSPTTVPPVHSPSPGYLPPPPHSSPIPPVYPPQHSPPSHTPKPPPSNSPSPPSPPHHSPAQPVYPYLSPPPPPSPPCIELPPPPPQSTPSPTPYLPPPSPSPPPPPVYVSPPPPPPVQYSSPPPPVYHSPPPCETPPSVSPPPPPAPVYEGPLPPIVGLPYASPPPPPFY, from the coding sequence atgatgatggtgatgaaGAAGGAAGCAACATACTCCTCCATTCTCACACTCCTCATTGCCACACTCTCCCTAGCCCTCTCCGACGAGTTCGGCGACAGAGGAGAGAATGTCACCGTTGACCCTTCTCTTGTCTTCCAAAATGACCGTCTCAGAAACGCTTATATAGCCTTGCAAGCTTGGAAGCAAGCCATTTTGTCTGATCCCCGCAACCAGACAACCGATTGGGTTGGATCCCAAGTGTGCAGCTACACCGGAGTGTACTGTGCTCCCGCGCTGGACAACCCCAATATCCGTACCGTAGCCGGCATTGATCTCAACCATGGTGACATTGCCGGTTATTTACCCCAAGAGCTCGGTTTGCTGGTGGATCTTGCACTCTTCCACATCAACTCAAATAGATTCTGCGGCACCGTGCCGCACAAGTTCGATAGGTTGAAACTGCTCTACGAACTGGATCTCAGTAACAACAGGTTCGCAGGAAAGTTCCCTGAGGTGGTTCTGCGTCTTCCGTCACTCAAGTTCTTGGATCTCAGGTTCAACGAATTCGAAGGTACGGTGCCGAGAGAGTTGTTCGATAAGGACCTGGACGCCATTTTCATCAACGACAACCGTTTCGTCTTTGATCTTCCGGACAACTTGGGCAACTCGCCGGTCTCCGTCATCGTCCTCGCCAACAACAGATTCCACGGCTGCATTCCGGCCAGCTTGGGGAACATGTCTAACTTGAACGAAATCATCTTGATGAACAATGCATTCCGATCGTGCTTGCCTTCGGAGATTGGGCTTCTGAAGAACCTGACGGTGTTCGACGTCAGCTTTAATCAACTTCTTGGTCCCTTACCGAACGCCGTTGGAAACGCCGTCAGCTTGGAGCAGCTCAATGTGGCGCATAACTTACTCTCAGGTCAAATTCCAGCCAGCATTTGTATGCTGCCTCACCTTCAGAACTTCACTTATTCCTTTAACTTCTTCACTAGTGAGCCTCCCGCATGTCTCGCATTGCCAGCGTTTGACGACAGGCTCAACTGCTTACCGGCAAGGCCGGCGCAGAGGCCTCCGCCGCAATGTAAGTCGTTCTTCTCTAAACCTGTGGACTGTAACTCCTTTAAGTGTAAACCATTTGTTCCTTCACCTACACCTTCACCTGCAACACCGGTAACACCTTCACCTCCATCACCTTCTACACCTTCACCTACTACCCCTGTAACTCCTTCACCTACGACACCTGTAACACCTTCACCTCCTTCCCCTTCAACACCTTCACCGTTTCCTTCACCTACGACACCTGTAACGCCTTCACCTCCTTCGCCATTTCCTTCACCTACGCCACCTGTAACACCTTCACCTCCTTCCCCTTCAACACCTTCACCGTTTCCTTCACCTACGACACCTGTAACGCCTTCACCTCCTTCACCTACAACACCTTCACCATTTCCTTCACCTACGACACCTGTAACACCTTCACCTCCTTCGCCATTTCCTTCACCTACGCCACCTGTAACTCCTTCACCAGTACCTTCACCTCCATCACCTACAACAGTACCACCTGTTCATAGTCCTTCTCCAGGGTATTTGCCACCGCCGCCACATTCTTCCCCTATACCACCTGTGTACCCTCCACAACATTCTCCACCTTCACATACTCCAAAGCCACCTCCATCAAATTCACCATCGCCCCCTTCTCCCCCCCATCACTCACCCGCACAACCTGTTTATCCTTATTTatcacctccaccaccaccttcACCGCCTTGTATAGAACTTCCTCCACCCCCTCCCCAATCTACACCTTCTCCCACACCTTACCTCCCACCACcatctccttctcctcctccgcCACCAGTGTATGtttctccaccaccaccaccaccagttCAATACAGTTCGCCGCCCCCACCGGTATACCATTCACCGCCTCCGTGCGAAACTCCACCTTCAGTTTCTCCGCCCCCACCACCCGCCCCTGTATATGAAGGGCCATTGCCACCTATCGTTGGACTCCCGTACGCGTCGCCCCCACCACCACCCTTTTATTGA